The Zhihengliuella sp. ISTPL4 genomic interval GCTCGTCCCCGCGCGCATGGACCGGCTCCCCTGGTCGCGCTTCCACTGGATGATCGTCGTCGGGCTCGGATTCTCCTGGATCCTGGACGGCCTCGAGGTGCAGATCGTGGCGGCCAACGGCTACGCGCAGACACTGGGGATGGGCCCGGCCGAGGTCGGTCTCGCCGGCACCTGCTACCTGCTGGGCCAGGTCTTCGGCGCCCTCGTGTTCGGTCGCCTCGCCGACCGCCTCGGCCGCAAGAACCTCTTCCTGCTCTCGCTTGCGGTGTACCTCGTGGGGTCCGCCGTCGCCGGGCTCGCGTTCGCCCCCTGGTTCTTCTACATCTGGCGCTTCGTCGCCGGCGCGGGCATCGGCGGGGAGTACGCGGCCATCAACTCGGCCATCGACGAGATCATCCCCGCGAAATACCGCGGTCGGGTCGACATCGCCATCAACGGCACCTACTGGGGCGGTGCGGCGCTCGGTGCCGTGGCCAACATGTTCTTCCTCAACACCGACATCCTCCCCGCCGACATCGGCTGGCGGCTGAGCTTCTTCGTCGGCCCGATCCTCGGCATCCTCATCATCTGGCTGCGGCGGCACATCCCGGAGAGCCCCCGCTGGCAGATGACGCACGGGCGTGAGGAGGAGGCGGAGCGCAACGTCGACGGGATCGAGGAGCGCATCCGCAAGGAGGGCAAGACGATCGAGCCCGTCGACGAGAGCAAGGCCATCACGGTCAAGGAGTACGGCAGCGTCCCGTTCCTCGTGATCGCGAAGGTGCTGTTCAAGAAGTACCCGCGCCGCACGCTGGTCGGCATCACGATGATGGTGACGCAGTCCTTCCTCTACAACGCGATCTTCTTCACCTACGCGCTCGTGCTGGAGAACTTCTACGACACCCCGCCGGCGTCCGCGTCGCAGTACTTCATCGTCTTCGCGGTCGGCAACCTCGCCGGCGCCCTGATCCTCGGCCACTTCTTCGACACGTGGGGTCGCCGGCGGATGCTCTTCGGCACGTACGTGCTCGCCGGGCTCATCCTCCTCGTCAGC includes:
- a CDS encoding MFS transporter, whose product is MSASDVTVKEVRSLVPARMDRLPWSRFHWMIVVGLGFSWILDGLEVQIVAANGYAQTLGMGPAEVGLAGTCYLLGQVFGALVFGRLADRLGRKNLFLLSLAVYLVGSAVAGLAFAPWFFYIWRFVAGAGIGGEYAAINSAIDEIIPAKYRGRVDIAINGTYWGGAALGAVANMFFLNTDILPADIGWRLSFFVGPILGILIIWLRRHIPESPRWQMTHGREEEAERNVDGIEERIRKEGKTIEPVDESKAITVKEYGSVPFLVIAKVLFKKYPRRTLVGITMMVTQSFLYNAIFFTYALVLENFYDTPPASASQYFIVFAVGNLAGALILGHFFDTWGRRRMLFGTYVLAGLILLVSAFLFNAGVLNAGTHTAFWCASFFFASAGASAAYLTVSEIFPLELRSQVISYVFSIGQLVGAVAPVLYGALIGASAESGDRGPLFWGYVLGAAIMMFGGVVCGIFGVSAAGKSLEDIADPLSLVEPANKGVTPGS